The proteins below come from a single Rosa rugosa chromosome 2, drRosRugo1.1, whole genome shotgun sequence genomic window:
- the LOC133729015 gene encoding disease resistance protein RPM1-like translates to MAKSITDLLIGKIVAILENEGTTISSVRDEVDSIKEELRSMKAFLVDAEADTVKTEGEKLWVESIRNLAYDVEDIIDEFMYHMYEKQSGSRLSRRLHKTICFPKCLWFRRKTAKRLQKITKKIKDIPERNQRYGVGLVAGATTSEDIHKLVQNQAESSFFIMEDELVGIEGKKQILMGWLMDEEQHQTVISVVGMGGSGKTTLVAKTFNNERVKRHFDCYAWITVSQTYAVVDLFRSLIMEFHKSRKEDFPANLNAMSRKELLELLVNYLESNKYLVVLDDVWDIKVWREIKVSLQERQLGSRIIVTTRKEDVACNSFGVRSHVHHIQPLLKNEAWELFCKKAFSSNEHKTCPPDFVSLACQLVEKCDGLPLAIVALGGLMSSKKSLDQWQQVCNSLNWHLDNNSLLDPVKNILLLSFNDLPSQLKHCFFYCSLFPEDFVIRRKKLIRLWIAEGFVEHVKGITPEEVGDGYLWELCFRSMLQVVKRNGTGRPRKVKMHDLMRELALSTAEKEKFGLIYDGREGMEDISTRRLSIHKMEGEIKSWPGMSKIRSLLVFATGMSSSSFSNALVSQFKLLRTLDLEDVQIDKLPDAVVYLFNLRYLNSKGTLIEELPESIGHLRNLQFLKIEETKIEALPDGIAKLLNLRHLSMFRLTGTNLEFKLYSGTKAPSYICQLQKLQSLKTTESEGDTIRLIGNMTQLRVIGISNVKERDEIDLWVSIKKLTLLQSLVLMASNEDEILPVKSQCPPLPHLQKLKLIGRLQNVIPWFSSLHSLTSLYLHWSRLEDDVLPQIEALPNLTRLRLCNAYVGEELCFRRGFVKLERLYLLNFASVKKITIEKGVMPNLHNLWVERCMELKTMPLGLEYLSNIQSMGLAFLSVEVIKPIRKGGADRSKVQHIPEILHVFEQSSKQVYENLA, encoded by the coding sequence gtggcAATTCTTGAGAACGAAGGAACAACCATATCCAGTGTTCGTGATGAAGTTGATAGCATTAAGGAGGAGCTTCGAAGCATGAAAGCTTTCCTAGTGGATGCAGAGGCCGACACAGTAAAAACTGAAGGAGAGAAATTGTGGGTTGAAAGCATCAGAAACTTGGCCTATGATGTTGAAGATATCATTGATGAATTCATGTATCACATGTATGAGAAGCAAAGTGGGAGTCGACTTTCAAGGAGGCTACACAAAACCATTTGCTTTCCAAAATGTCTTTGGTTTAGACGTAAAACTGCAAAGAGGTTACAAAAAATCACTAAAAAGATCAAAGACATTCCAGAGAGGAATCAAAGGTACGGTGTTGGCCTTGTAGCAGGAGCAACTACATCTGAAGATATTCACAAATTGGTGCAGAACCAAGCTGAGTCTTCGTTTTTCATTATGGAAGACGAACTGGTTGGGATTGAAGGCAAGAAGCAAATACTAATGGGATGGCTCATGGATGAAGAGCAACACCAAACTGTTATATCTGTGGTTGGCATGGGAGGTTCTGGAAAGACAACTCTAGTTGCCAAGACCTTCAACAATGAAAGGGTGAAGAGACATTTCGATTGTTATGCATGGATTACCGTTTCCCAAACGTATGCTGTGGTAGACTTGTTTCGAAGCTTGATCATGGAATTCCACAAATCAAGGAAGGAAGATTTCCCTGCAAATTTGAATGCGATGAGCCGCAAAGAATTGCTAGAGTTGCTAGTTAACTACTTGGAGTCCAATAAATACCTGGTTGTTCTAGATGACGTGTGGGATATAAAAGTTTGGAGAGAAATAAAGGTGTCACTTCAAGAAAGGCAACTCGGAAGTCGAATCATAGTTACAACTCGAAAAGAAGATGTAGCATGCAATTCTTTTGGAGTTAGAAGCCATGTTCACCATATTCAACCCCTGCTAAAGAATGAGGCTTGGGAGCTCTTCTGCAAAAAAGCATTCTCATCTAATGAGCACAAAACTTGTCCACCTGATTTTGTGTCATTAGCATGCCAACTTGTGGAGAAGTGTGATGGCCTTCCTCTGGCTATTGTGGCTTTAGGGGGTCTTATGTCTTCCAAGAAGTCGCTGGATCAATGGCAGCAAGTCTGCAACAGCCTGAATTGGCATCTAGATAACAATTCATTGCTAGACCCTGTGAAAAACATCTTGTTGCTGAGTTTCAATGATTTGCCATCTCAATTGAAACATTGCTTCTTCTATTGCTCTCTATTCCCAGAAGATTTtgtaattagaagaaaaaagcTCATTAGATTATGGATAGCTGAAGGATTTGTCGAACATGTGAAAGGGATCACGCCCGAAGAAGTTGGAGATGGCTATCTTTGGGAACTCTGCTTCCGTAGCATGTTACAAGTTGTAAAGAGAAATGGAACAGGAAGGCCGAGAAAAGTTAAGATGCATGATCTGATGCGAGAGCTTGCTTTGTCGACAGCCGAGAAGGAAAAGTTTGGTCTTATATACGACGGGAGAGAAGGAATGGAAGACATCTCAACCCGTCGCTTATCAATTCACAAAATGGAAGGAGAAATTAAATCATGGCCGGGTATGTCAAAGATTCGTTCTCTTCTTGTATTTGCAACTGGCATGTCCTCATCGTCTTTCTCAAATGCACTGGTTTCTCAATTCAAATTGTTGAGGACTCTAGACTTGGAGGATGTCCAAATTGATAAACTGCCAGATGCAGTTGTTTACTTGTTCAACTTGAGATACTTAAATTCGAAGGGCACTTTAATCGAGGAACTTCCAGAGTCCATAGGGCATCTCCGCAACCTTCAATTTTTGAAAATCGAGGAAACCAAGATAGAGGCACTTCCAGATGGAATTGCAAAATTGCTGAACCTGCGCCATCTAAGTATGTTTCGGTTGACTGGAACCAATCTGGAATTCAAACTTTATAGTGGGACAAAAGCGCCATCATATATTTGTCAGTTGCAGAAATTGCAAAGTTTAAAAACGACTGAATCAGAAGGGGACACTATTAGACTTATCGGCAACATGACTCAACTCAGGGTCATCGGCATATCGAATGTGAAAGAAAGAGATGAGATTGACTTATGGGTTTCAATTAAGAAGCTCACTCTGCTTCAATCTTTGGTTTTAATGGCAAGTAATGAAGATGAAATCCTTCCGGTGAAATCACAATGTCCACCTCTTCCGCACCTTCAAAAGCTTAAATTGATTGGCCGACTGCAAAACGTAATACCTTGGTTTTCTTCACTGCATAGCCTCACATCTCTGTATCTGCATTGGTCAAGACTTGAAGACGATGTACTACCTCAAATTGAAGCACTGCCCAATCTGACAAGGCTTCGTCTTTGTAATGCATATGTTGGGGAAGAGTTGTGTTTCCGCAGAGGCTTTGTAAAGCTGGAGAGGTTGTATTTGTTGAATTTTGCCTCGGTGAAAAAGATTACTATAGAAAAAGGAGTGATGCCAAATCTCCACAACTTATGGGTTGAACGGTGCATGGAATTGAAGACAATGCCACTAGGCCTTGAATACCTTTCTAATATACAATCTATGGGCTTGGCATTTCTTTCCGTTGAAGTTATAAAGCCCATTCGGAAAGGAGGTGCGGATCGGTCTAAGGTACAACACATCCCCGAGATCTTACATGTTTTCGAACAGTCATCCAAGCAGGTCTACGAAAACTTGGCGTAG